The genomic stretch CGACTCCGGCAGGTACTTCTTGCCGAATTCGGTTTCGATGTAATCGCGCGCCATCGTCACGGCATCAGCCGAGAGGTTGGTCGAGTCGGTACGCATATAAGTGATGTAGCCAGCTTCGTACAGACGCTGAGCCATCATCATGGTTTTCTTCACGCCAAAGCCCAGGCGGTTGCTCGCGGCCTGTTGCAGGGTGGAAGTGATGAACGGTGCCGACGGTTTGCTGCTGGTCGGTTTGTCTTCACGCTTGACGATGCTGTAGCTGGAGGATTTCAGCTTCTCCAGCGCAGCCATGGCCTGAGCTTCGTTGAGCGGCTTGAAAGCTTCGCCCTTCTCACGCGCCACTTCGAAACGCACGGTCGAACCTTTGGTGGTGCCGAGATCGGCATGCACTTCCCAGTATTCTTCCGGATTGAACGCGCGAATCTCGCGCTCACGCTCGACCACCAGTTTCACGGCAACCGATTGCACACGACCGGCGGACAGGCCGCGAGCGATCTTGGCCCACAGCAGCGGCGAAACCATGTAACCCACGACGCGGTCGAGGAAGCGACGGGCCTGCTGGGCATTCACTCGATCGATATCGAGCTCGCCCGGCTCCGAGAAGGCTTCCTGAATCGCTTTCTTGGTGATTTCGTTGAACACCACGCGCTTGTAGCGGCTGTCGTCACCACCGATGGCTTCGCGCAGGTGCCAGGCAATGGCTTCCCCCTCGCGATCCAAGTCGGTTGCGAGATAGATGGTGTCAGCATCCTTGGCGAGCCGGCGCAGCTCTTCGATGACTTTTTCCTTGCCCGGGAGGATCTCGTACTTGGCTTTCCAGCCATGATCGGGATCGACACCCATGCGCGAAACGAGCTGTTTACGTGCCTTTTCCTTCGGCGAGAGCACCGGCCCTTCGCCCGCGGCGGCCTTGCCGCGCTTGGCGGCAGGCTCCTTGCTGGCGCTAGCCGAACCGCTGGTGGGCAGGTCTCGGATATGGCCGATACTCGACTTCACCACGTATTGGTTGCCCAGATACTTGTTGATGGTCTTGGCCTTAGCCGGGGATTCCACAATGACCAGCGATTTGCCCATGGATCAGAAAATTCCTGAATTCTAGAAGTGAAAGGCGGTTGGCGCCTGACGCGGCACCGCTATATATAGTGGCTACAAGGTGAGGTCAAGCGCAGGGTTTTGCGCGCACTCGCCTTATGGCTTCGAAAAAAGGCTTGGTTCGGCTTGCACCAAAGCAAAGCGCGGGACCTGCTCGCCGTCAACTTCGACGGACTCCAGGAACATGCTCAAGGGACGTACCCAAAAGCCGTAATCGCCATACAGGGCTTGGTAAAAGACCACTTCTTCTTCGGTCTCGGAATGCCGCGCAACACTGAATACGCGGTACTGCGGACCTTTGTAATGTTGGTAGAGCCCAGGTTGTATCGGCACGCTTCGGCCCTCACTCAAATTTTTTCAAAATAAATACAAAAATAAATCCGCAAAAACAAAAACCGGGGCACTTGGCCCCGGCTTCCATCGACGAGACGCTTAAACGCGTTCGAAGACGGTGGAGATGCCTTGGCCGAGGCCAATGCACATGGTGGCCACCCCGAAGGTGCCGCCATTCTGCTTCATCACGTTCAGCAAGGTGCCGGAAATACGGGCACCGGAGCAACCGAACGGGTGACCCAGGGCGATCGCGCCGCCGTGCAGGTTAACCTTCTCGTTCATCTTGTCGAGCACTTTCAGGTCTTTCAGCACTGGCAGAGCCTGTGCGGCGAACGCTTCGTTGAGCTCGAAGAAGTCGATATCGTTGATACCCAGGCCGGCACGTTTCAGTGCTTTCTGAGTAGCCGGTACCGGACCATAGCCCATGATCGCCGGATCCACACCTGCCACTGCCATCGAACGAATCACGGCCAGAGGCTGAATGCCCAGGTCCTGTGCACGCTGCGCCGACATCACGATCATGCACGAAGCACCATCGGTGATCTGCGACGAAGTACCGGCAGTCACGGTGCCGCCCTTTGGATTGAACGCCGGCTTCAGAGCCGCCAGGCTTTCCAGGGTGGTTTCCGGACGAATGGTTTCGTCGTAGTCGAAGGTTTTCAGGAAACCGTTCTCGTCATAGCCCTGCATCGGGATGATTTCGTCCTTGAACTTGCCTTCCACGGTTGCCTTGTGGGCCAACTGGTGGGAACGCACGCCAAAGGCGTCCTGCTGTTCGCGAGTGATGCCGTGCATCTTGCCGAGCATTTCAGCAGTCAGGCCCATCATTCCCGAGGCTTTCGCCGCGTACAGGGACATGTGCGGGTTCGGATCGACACCGTGCATCATGCTTACGTGACCCATATGCTCGACGCCGCCAACCACGAACACGTCACCGTTTCCGGTCATGATCGCTTGCGCAGCGGTGTGCAGCGCGCTCATCGACGAGCCACACAGACGGCTGACGGTCTGGCCGGCCGAGGTGTGCGGGATCTGGGTCATCAGCGACGCCATGCGCGCGATGTTCCAGCCCTGCTCCAGGGTCTGGTTCACACAGCCCCAGATCACGTCCTCGACTTCGGCAGGATCGACCTTGGCGTTGCGTTCCAGCAGTTTGCTGATCAGGTGCGCCGACATGTCTTCAGCGCGGGTGTTGCGGTGCATGCCGCCCTTGGAGCGGCCCATCGGAGTACGACCGAAGTCGACAATCACGACGTCTCTTGGATTCAAGCTCATAAAATTTCACTCTCGCTCAAAAGTTGGGACGCTTAACCGAAGAACCGTTGGCCGGTTTTGGCCATTTCACGCAGCTTCGCGGTCGGGTGGTAGAGCGCGCCCAAATCAGCGTACTGGTCGGCCAGGGCAACGAACTCGGCAACACCGATCGAATCGATGTAACGCAGCGCACCGCCACGGAATGGAGGGAAACCAATACCGTAGACCAGACCCATGTCGGCTTCGGCAGCGGTTTCGACGATACCGTCTTCCAGGCAACGCACGGTTTCCAGGCACAGCGGGATCATCATCCAGTTGATGATGTCTTCGTCAGTGACTTCACGCTGCTCGTAGACGATCGGCTTGAGCACTTCCAGTACCGACGGGTCGGCGACTTTCTTCTGCTTGCCTTTCTTGTCGGCCTCGTAGGCATAGAAGCCCTTGCCGTTCTTCTGACCCAGACGCTTGGCTTCGTAAAGCACGTCAATGGCCGAACGACGGTCGTCCTTCATGCGATCCGGGAAACCTTCAGCCATCACGTCACGACCGTGGTGGCCGGTGTCGATGCCGACCACGTCCATCAGGTATGCCGGGCCCATCGGCCAGCCGAATTTTTCCATGATCTTGTCGATACGGACGAAGTCCACACCGGCGCTGACCAGCTTGGCGAAACCGCCGAAGTACGGGAACAGGACGCGGTTGACCAGGAAGCCCGGGCAGTCGTTGACGACGATCGGGTTCTTGCCCATTTTCTTGGCGTAGGCAACGGTGGTGGCAACAGCCAGCTCGCTGGACTTCTCGCCACGGATCACTTCCACCAGCGGCATCATGTGCACCGGGTTGAAGAAGTGCATGCCGACGAAGTTTTCCGGACGCTTGAGGGCCTTGGCCAGCAGGCTGATGGAAATGGTCGAGGTGTTGGACGCGAGGATGGTGTCCTCTTTGACCTTGTCTTCGACTTCCGCCAGAACGGCTTGCTTGACTTTCGGGTTCTCGACTACAGCTTCAACGACCAGGTCAACGTGACCGAAATCGCCGTAGGACAGCGTAGGACGAATACCGTTGAGCACTTCAGCCATTTTCGCGGCGGTCATGCGGCCTTTATCAACGCGGCCGACCAGCAGCTTGGCGGCTTCCGCCAGACCTTGCTCGATACCGTGCTCGTTGATGTCCTTCATCAGGATCGGCGTACCTTTGGAGGCCGACTGATAGGCGATACCGCCACCCATGATGCCGGCGCCCAGTACGGCAGCCTGCTTAACGTCTTTGGCGATTTCGTCGTAGGCCTTGGCCTTTTTCTTCAGTTCCTGATCGTTCAGGAACAGACCGATCAAGCTCTGCGCGGCAGAGGTCTTGGCCAGTTTCACGAAACCTGCGGCTTCGACTTCCAGCGCCTTGTCGCGACCGAAGTTCGCGGCTTTCTGGATGGTCTTGATCGCTTCGACCGGTGCCGGGTAGTTCGGGCCGGCCTGGCCAGCCACGAAACCTTTGGCGGTTTCGAAAGCCATCATTTGTTCAATGGCGTTCAGCTTGAGCTTTTCCAGCTTCGGCTGGCGCTTGGCCTTGTAGTCGAACTCGCCGGAGATGGCGCGCTTGATCAGTTCAAGGGCAGCGTCCTGCAGTTTTTCAGGAGCAACCACGGCATCGACAGCGCCGACTTTCAGCGCGTCTTCAGGACGGTTTTCCTTGCCGGCGGCAATCCACTCGATGGCGTTGTCGGCACCGATCAGGCGCGGCAGACGCACGGTACCGCCGAAGCCCGGGTAGATGCCCAGTTTGACTTCCGGCAGACCGATCTTGGCCTTGGTGGACATGACGCGGTAGTCCGCGGCCAGGCACATTTCCAGACCGCCACCCAGGGCGATGCCGTTGATCGCGGCGACGGTCGGAACGTTGAGGTCTTCGAAATCGCTGAAGATCTTGTTGGCTTCGAGATTGCCAGCAACCAGCTCGGCATCCGGCAGCTTGAAGTTGTCGACAAATTCGGTGATGTCGGCGCCGACGATGAACACGTCCTTGCCACTGCTGACGATCACGCCCTTGATCGAAGCATCTGCCTTGATGGTGTCTACGGCCTGACGCAGTTCGTTCAGGGTAAGACGGTTGAACTTGTTGACGGACTCACCCTTGAGGTCGAATTTCAATTCGACGATGCCACTTTCAAGAGCTTTAACCGTGATGGCTTTACCTTCGTAAATCATCAACTGATCTCCACGATATGGAAGCTGAACAGTACACGTCGGACGCAGGCGAATGGCTCGGCAGGACGCTTTTTCGTCAATGCTGACACCAATCCACCCGGCACACCCGCCAACGCGATAGTCGGGATTCTGTAGGAGCAGTCTGCAATACAAACGCTCAATTCATACGCCCGTTTGATTTGGGTACGCCACCTTCACGGAATTTCCGACAATTGTCAATCGCCCTAAATACGGGTTGAAATGCGACTTTGCGGTCATTTCTGTAAGACGCAGCCCGCCAACACATGCTTGCATGTGAGGGCATTCATAAGATTAATAGTTAGAAAAGTCGCCCTAATTCGCTGCAGGCCTTGTTTAACAGGCTACGCTGGCTGGACTACGAAGGAAAACAGGCGCACTTTTGCTGACCGGACCTAACCGGATCAATGCCAAAAAGAATTTCCGGCCTGCCTGGCCAACCCCGCCCGATGAATCATGTCGGGCTTTTTATTGCTCGTCTGCCGGACGTTTCGCACCGTTGCAGCACGAAAAGTCCGCGAGTCATGCCAGCGCTTTCAGCGTGGCATCGATTTCCAGCAAAACCGTCGCTTCGCCCTTCTCGCCCCAATACAGCGCGATCATCTGCTTGTCGGCTTCAACCTTGAAAACGTTGCCCGGCAATTTCTCGAAATGATTCAGCAGAAGCGGGTCCTCACAGGCTTCCTGCCACTGATTGACCCACACGCCCGGGGACTTCTGCCAGTACGTCCAGCACACCGGCTGCTTGCTGCGCCGCGGCCGATGGTATTGCGCACACGGATTGGGCGGCTCCTGAGACAGCCAGTGCGGCCATTCCTGAGGCGCCAGCTGCATGGCCAACCCGATGCGCCGGGCCTCCGTGCGCAAGGCTATCCGGCCACTCTGTGCACGGGACGGGCGCAACCACGCCAGGGGGCTCAACACCACCAGCAGGATTGACACCACCAGCCAGACCGTCATATCTCTACTCCCGAATCTTGATGAGCCCATTGCGTCACTTTGGAACCAATGCGCTTGAAACCAGCCATACTTAACAATATTGATCCCTCACGAGGAGCACCTCATGCCCTACCACCATATCCTGGTCGCCGTAGATCTGACCGAAGAGTGCGACCCTGTGATCCACCGCGCCCGAGAGCTGTCGGTGAGCAATGGCGCCAAGCTGTCGCTGGTGCATATCGTCGAACCGATGGCCATGGCCTTCGGGGGTGACGTGCCAATGGATCTGTCACAACTGCAACAACAGCAGTTCGATCAGGCCAAGGAGCGCCTCGAGCGCCTGAAGCACAAATACACCGAACTGGAAGGCTCCAACTGCCACCTGACCTATGGTCAGCCACGCCAGGAAATCCACCATTTCGCCAAGGATCAGGAATGCGACCTGATCGTGGTCGGCAGCCATGGCCGGCACGGCCTGGCGCTGCTATTGGGCTCGACCGCCAACGATGTCCTGCACGGCGCGCCTTGCGATGTGCTGGCGGTGCACCTGGTCAAACGCTGATCCCGCTCTCTTATGAAAAGCTAAAAAAGCCCGGCGCCCATCACTGGACGCCGGGCTTTTTCATGACCGGAAGCTATCAGGCGTCCAGCTCGGCCCAACGCTCCACCAACGCATCCAGCTCAGCCTGCAACTGCTCCAGCGAAGCAATGACTTTGGCCGTTTCGGCCGGCGGACGCTGGTAGAAACCGGCTTCAGCCATTTCAGCCTCGACAGCAGCGATCTGCTGCTCCTTGGCGTCGATGTCGCCCGGCAACGCTTCCAGCTCGCGCTGAAGCTTGTAGCTCAGCTTCTTCTTCGCAGCCGGGGCCGCAGCAACAGGCGCGGCGACCGGAGCCGGCTCGGCGGTGACCACCGCCGAATTCAGGTCAGCCTTGCCGGATTTGCTTTCGGTCACGCCCAACAGGCGCGGCGAACCACCCTGACGGATCCAGTCCTGATAGCCACCGACGTATTCGCGAACCTTGCCTTCACCTTCGAAGACCAGGGTGCTGGTCACCACGTTGTCGAGGAATGCCCGGTCGTGACTGACCATCAGCACAGTGCCGTTGAAGGTCAACAGCACTTCTTCGAGCAGTTCGAGGGTTTCCACGTCCAGATCGTTGGTCGGTTCGTCGAGCACCAGCAGGTTCGCTGGCTTGCTGAACAGTTTGGCAAGCAGCAGACGTGCACGCTCACCACCGGACAACGCCTTCACCGGCGTACGGGCGCGCTGCGGGCTGAACAGGAAGTCGCCGAGGTAGCTGAGCACGTGACGGCTCTGGCCGTCGATATCGATGAAGTCGCGACCTTCGGCGACGTTATCGATCACGGTCTTTTCCAGATCCAGCTGATGGCGCAACTGGTCGAAGTAGGCCACGTCGATCCGGGTGCCCTCTTCCACCTTGCCGCTGGTCGGTTGCAGACCGCTGAGCATCAGTTTCAGCAGGGTGGTCTTGCCGGTACCGTTGGCGCCGAGCAGACCGATCCGGTCGCCGCGCTGCAGCACCATGGAGAAATCGCGAATCAGGAACGGACCGCCCGGATGCGCGAAGCTCACGTTATCCAGCACCATCACCTGCTTGCCGGACTTCTCTGCGGTATCCAGCTGGATGTTGGCCTTGCCGGTACGCTCGCGACGCTCACTGCGTTCGACGCGCAGGGCTTTCAGCGCACGTACGCGGCCTTCGTTACGGGTACGACGGGCCTTGATGCCCTGGCGAATCCACACTTCTTCCTGGGCCAGACGCTTGTCGAACAGCGCGTTGGCGGTTTCTTCGGCAGCCAGTGCGGCTTCTTTGTGAACCAGGAAACTGGCGTAGTCGCCGTTCCAGTCGATCAGGCCGCCGCGATCCAGTTCAAGGATGCGGGTGGCGAGGTTTTGCAGGAAGGAACGGTCGTGCGTGATGAACAGCACGGCGCCCTGGAAATCCTTCAGTGCTTCTTCAAGCCAGGCAATTGCACCGATGTCCAGGTGGTTGGTGGGCTCGTCGAGCAGCAGCAGATCCGGCTCGGACACCAGCGCCTGCGCCAGCAGCACGCGACGACGCCAGCCGCCGGACAACTCGGCAAGGGTCTTGTCGGCCGGCAGTTGCAGGCGGCTCAGGGTGCTGTCGACCAGGGTCTGCAAGCGCCAGCCATCGCGGGCTTCGAGGTCGTGCTGGACGTGCATCAGCTTGTCCAGATCGGCGTCGGTGACGATGTTCTGGCTCAGGTGATGGTATTCGGCGAGCAAGGCACCAACGCCGTCGAGGCCTTCGGCGACCACGTCGAACACTGTCCGCTCGTCGGCCACCGGCAATTCCTGCGGCAATTCACCGATTTTCAGACCGGGGGCACGCCACACCGAGCCGTCATCAGGCTTCTGGTCGCCCTTGACCAGTTTCATCATGCTGGACTTGCCAGTGCCGTTGCGGCCGATGATGCACACCCGCTCACCACGGGCGATCTG from Pseudomonas allokribbensis encodes the following:
- a CDS encoding DUF1653 domain-containing protein, giving the protein MPIQPGLYQHYKGPQYRVFSVARHSETEEEVVFYQALYGDYGFWVRPLSMFLESVEVDGEQVPRFALVQAEPSLFSKP
- the fadA gene encoding acetyl-CoA C-acyltransferase FadA, with the translated sequence MSLNPRDVVIVDFGRTPMGRSKGGMHRNTRAEDMSAHLISKLLERNAKVDPAEVEDVIWGCVNQTLEQGWNIARMASLMTQIPHTSAGQTVSRLCGSSMSALHTAAQAIMTGNGDVFVVGGVEHMGHVSMMHGVDPNPHMSLYAAKASGMMGLTAEMLGKMHGITREQQDAFGVRSHQLAHKATVEGKFKDEIIPMQGYDENGFLKTFDYDETIRPETTLESLAALKPAFNPKGGTVTAGTSSQITDGASCMIVMSAQRAQDLGIQPLAVIRSMAVAGVDPAIMGYGPVPATQKALKRAGLGINDIDFFELNEAFAAQALPVLKDLKVLDKMNEKVNLHGGAIALGHPFGCSGARISGTLLNVMKQNGGTFGVATMCIGLGQGISTVFERV
- the fadB gene encoding fatty acid oxidation complex subunit alpha FadB, whose amino-acid sequence is MIYEGKAITVKALESGIVELKFDLKGESVNKFNRLTLNELRQAVDTIKADASIKGVIVSSGKDVFIVGADITEFVDNFKLPDAELVAGNLEANKIFSDFEDLNVPTVAAINGIALGGGLEMCLAADYRVMSTKAKIGLPEVKLGIYPGFGGTVRLPRLIGADNAIEWIAAGKENRPEDALKVGAVDAVVAPEKLQDAALELIKRAISGEFDYKAKRQPKLEKLKLNAIEQMMAFETAKGFVAGQAGPNYPAPVEAIKTIQKAANFGRDKALEVEAAGFVKLAKTSAAQSLIGLFLNDQELKKKAKAYDEIAKDVKQAAVLGAGIMGGGIAYQSASKGTPILMKDINEHGIEQGLAEAAKLLVGRVDKGRMTAAKMAEVLNGIRPTLSYGDFGHVDLVVEAVVENPKVKQAVLAEVEDKVKEDTILASNTSTISISLLAKALKRPENFVGMHFFNPVHMMPLVEVIRGEKSSELAVATTVAYAKKMGKNPIVVNDCPGFLVNRVLFPYFGGFAKLVSAGVDFVRIDKIMEKFGWPMGPAYLMDVVGIDTGHHGRDVMAEGFPDRMKDDRRSAIDVLYEAKRLGQKNGKGFYAYEADKKGKQKKVADPSVLEVLKPIVYEQREVTDEDIINWMMIPLCLETVRCLEDGIVETAAEADMGLVYGIGFPPFRGGALRYIDSIGVAEFVALADQYADLGALYHPTAKLREMAKTGQRFFG
- a CDS encoding universal stress protein — its product is MPYHHILVAVDLTEECDPVIHRARELSVSNGAKLSLVHIVEPMAMAFGGDVPMDLSQLQQQQFDQAKERLERLKHKYTELEGSNCHLTYGQPRQEIHHFAKDQECDLIVVGSHGRHGLALLLGSTANDVLHGAPCDVLAVHLVKR
- a CDS encoding ATP-binding cassette domain-containing protein; this encodes MTLLKFSDVSLAFGAMPLLDKVSWQIARGERVCIIGRNGTGKSSMMKLVKGDQKPDDGSVWRAPGLKIGELPQELPVADERTVFDVVAEGLDGVGALLAEYHHLSQNIVTDADLDKLMHVQHDLEARDGWRLQTLVDSTLSRLQLPADKTLAELSGGWRRRVLLAQALVSEPDLLLLDEPTNHLDIGAIAWLEEALKDFQGAVLFITHDRSFLQNLATRILELDRGGLIDWNGDYASFLVHKEAALAAEETANALFDKRLAQEEVWIRQGIKARRTRNEGRVRALKALRVERSERRERTGKANIQLDTAEKSGKQVMVLDNVSFAHPGGPFLIRDFSMVLQRGDRIGLLGANGTGKTTLLKLMLSGLQPTSGKVEEGTRIDVAYFDQLRHQLDLEKTVIDNVAEGRDFIDIDGQSRHVLSYLGDFLFSPQRARTPVKALSGGERARLLLAKLFSKPANLLVLDEPTNDLDVETLELLEEVLLTFNGTVLMVSHDRAFLDNVVTSTLVFEGEGKVREYVGGYQDWIRQGGSPRLLGVTESKSGKADLNSAVVTAEPAPVAAPVAAAPAAKKKLSYKLQRELEALPGDIDAKEQQIAAVEAEMAEAGFYQRPPAETAKVIASLEQLQAELDALVERWAELDA